TAGCTACCATatcaaacagaagaaaagtTAACATTCTGAATATCTGAAGCAAACCAAGTACAGGTAGATGAAAACAAGAGGAACCCAATtgaggaaaaaataaaaacaaagaaagaaacaaagaaagagtTACTTGGAGTTCAATCTCTGAACACGATCAGCTAAAGTCTCATCCTTGAGCGGAATGGCTTCCTTGGATCCAAAGTAGTAGCAACTGAGAGGGTATATGTCCAGTTGACGGCTTTGATCGTCGTTCTGATTATGATCAACACCGTTACTGTCTGACACGCATACAGAAACCCCTGCTTCTTCCCCCATCTTCAAGTTTCGTGAAGCTCCCAACCTGGAGACAGACCAGACCACAGAGACAGAAAGATCGAGcagagaaaatatataataggGGAAAGAAGAACGCAGTTAGAAGTATAGGTGGGACTGGGATACGTGGCTTTGTGTCCCAACGGGCGTGGCTTTGTCTGATTGGCCGACTGTGTTTTTGGAACAGAGTTGTAGGGTTTAGTATTCTAGATAAGAGTGAGCATATAACGTTTCGGTTCGGTGTTTAATCTAAACTAATCACTTAATTGGTTTTACTGAATCGAATTAATCtgaatttaaataattaatttaatcgAAATTCGTTTCGATTTCAGTTCACACGTCATatgtaattattttttaattttttaagagTTGAGATTTAAACTCCTACCCAAAGATGATGTCACAAATCATTACATCACACGCATTTACACGCACTTCTTATTaataactatgtaaagattatatttattctcattttaatatatattttcaataatACATCAAATATCAATGTTAGGATTCAAACTTCTGAcctataatataacaaccatGCACTCTACCAACTGTGCTAGACAACCTtctatgttatgttttgttaatttttgtaCTAATAtccattatttattattttttaaatcattaaaTTCGGTCGGTTCGATTTTAAATCGGTAAACCATTTTCCAACCGTTTTAGttcgattttttttcattttctaaacTACACATCTTTAATTCGGTTATCCGGACCATATTTTCGATTtaattggtttttctttttaattcgGTTTATGCCGACCCATAATTCTAGAGAGACCTAGATATGATAATAGTGAGTAAGATGATCGGTCAATATATGGGCCTCATTTGCTTGTTTTACAATTCTACATGGCCCAATTGTAGACTTTTCAGATTAAGTTGATGCATGGTGTTTAAAGATAACTATTAAGTTCTTGCTAGGCTAGTCCGAGTTAAGAGAGTTTTGAAGAACTATGAGAGGCAAGTGAATTTGACAATTGTAATCTAAATTGAAACTAGCAATCGGGTGATTAGAGCCGAGTCATTAACTATCTCACAAATCATTTTGTTGATTATGAATACTCTCACTATGTAATATAAATTCTCATTGATGAGTATGAGATGGttcatttttacaaatatgatGATAGAAATGTTGTTGATGTTCTACTAGATTAATTCTTCTCATCAATTGTAAGATTACTACGAAATGTATGGACTCAATAATTACAATGCAGGAATCATCTATAATTTGACTTTCCAGTGCTATGGTTATACAACTTGATCATTTAGTTTAGACCACCAGCTATGAAGTTGCAAGCTTCGAATATGAAGAGGAGGAGAAAGCTTAAGCTACCTTGCAAGTTAAGTAACTTGAAGAATTACACAAGTCTTGCTTTAAGATGAGAAAGTTTGCAGTTAAGAGCTTTAAGGCAGTTGCATGAATTTGTTAATCTTTCATAAAAGACAGGGAAAGATTAAGAGTTGCTAATTACTCATTACCTTCAATTTTATGCAACaccaaccaaaaccaaaaacccagGCCACCCACCATTACCCAAATTGGCACACTTCTTTTCCCATGGATTCAAGTTTACTACTAATGCAGTACCACTGCCTTctaattttatatttgttcAGTGGTAGGGATAAATCATGCATATACAGTGGTTGAAATGTCCTAAATCCATCTATTTTCAtagagaaaaatatataagaaaataaagcaaTATAATTGTATGTTCTTTATAACTCGTAAACAAATGAACTGAATAAAAACCACACTTGTTCAATCATGGATTCATAACCTCCGTGATACTGAGAAGCCTCTGGTTGTCCAGAAACAAAAAATGTAGGAATAAAATTCCGTTGCCGGGACTTGAACCCGGGTCTTTCGGGTGAGAGCCGAATATCCTGACCAACTAGACTACAACGGATTTGACAACCTCTATTTGCCGAGTGAGTTTATATCTAGATAGCAAATAAGTACTAATTGCCGGCATAAGGCGGCCGAGTCGCTAACCAATACGAGTCCATCAAAGGGCTATATTGTCTTCTAAATCGCTGAACCAATCATGTTCGATGAATCCGCCACCTACCATTCTGCCTATAATTTAAACAACTaccgaaaattaattatttcgtACGAGGCGAAATAATACAAAACGTACGAGATAAATATGTTATAAattcatatattattattctttttctcattaaaaaagagagagaaagagacagagaagaagagagtcaATTCGCTTGAGCTATCAGTGGTTTAATGTTGAAGGAAGCCTTTGCCTGACATGTAGTAGACCCCCTTTCATCTACCCCAAGACTTCTTTCTTTGCGTCTTCTACTTTGATCTCTGTACAAACCTCACAGGTAAAGCTCATCcatctctttcatttgattgagctctaattcttatttttcatgATTCCCGTTGTTCTGGGAATTGTGGAATGCGACTATGTGAATAAAGATTAGTGCTTTTGGTATAGTCGTGCTTGATTCTTGTTGGGTATTTATCAATTTGACCTGCTAAGGTTTTGTTTGATTAAGCTTACTTGCAAGTGTTGAATGATTTATGAACTCAATTGGGATTGTGCTGGAAATGCCttggtttgatttggaattgtGGGAAGGTTTTATTCAATGCAGAGATACATGTGATGTAGAATACAAAGAATGAAACTTTTTGAGGACCCAAGAATTTATTTGATTGATCAATGATCACAGCTTTTTGAAGaaccaagaatcaaaattctgATCCCCTCATTCATAATTTGTGTTATTTTTCTCATCTTGGCAATGCAAATGGGTTTATCTGCAGTCTGCTTCAATTCGTTAAGGATGAATTTGATTCTAAATCGTTTCTGACATAGTAAATCGAGGGGGTTTTAAGTCATTAAGAATTGCAAAGTGATAGTTTAATCTTCAAACTTTTTTTCTGTTGTTTCTGGCCAATCTGAAAGTTCAGTAGAGATAAAATGATAAATGGTTTCTCTCAAATCATGATCTGAATTGAATCTACAATTCTGTGGTACAGGTATATTGAGGTGTGTCACTAAAAGTCAGGACTTCTGACTCTACAAGTTCATCCGCTCAAGCAAATATGGATCAAAGTACTCAACcttattttcattatttggGCCTGCACATCAGTATATAATGTTTATTATTTGAACAAATATAATGAGTCTCATAGGTTCATCTTTATACTAACTCTGATATGGAATTTACTGCTGCCGCAGAAGGTTCGTCAGAAGATTTAAGAACTGATGTTGAGTTGGTGAGATCATCCTCTGAAAAGCAACTTTTGAGGCCTTCAGCTCGATACTATTCAGTATTTAAAGGTATGCATATTGTTGTATGGGATCGTTTGGGGGCAAATGACAGTTATCAGTCTTCCTCTCGTTTttatctctttctttcttgagCCTTGACAAGTTGCCCTGGAATTTAGTATAACCAAGAAAGGACAATTGGTTTCATATTGTATCCTTGTACATATCAAGAGCTTAATCATGTTGTTCACACTAATAGAGGGTTACAGTGTTTTGGGTAACCCACTAAATACAGATCTAATGTTTGGATTTGAATGTAATTGTTAGCATGCTATGATTAATGTTTGTCCATATTCCAAAGTTAAGACATGCAAGCAGGTGGAACTaaacaaaactcaaaaatctgatttgaaaTATACATACGTATATGTGTAGATATAGATAAATAAATGGATATACAAGATTTTATAGAAACTGGATCTTTTATTATCAAGTGTGTATTCATTAAAGTGAGAGGTATTGTATGGTCATGGTAGGGCAAGCAACAGATGTGGATCCTGAGAAGGGAAGATACACTCTTATTAAAGATGCAGAGGACTTTCCATCAGGAATATACGAGAAACAGCTTCCATGCTTTGGCTGTGGGATAGGATGGTTttcgtgagtatctttttatcctgatcccttttcttttctttaatttatcCTTGTCTCATACTTAATTCTTCCATTGCAGATTTCTATTAGGCTTTGCCTTCCCATTGATGTGGTACTATGCCACAGTTCTCTACTTTGGAAATTACTATCGCAAAGACCCCAGGGAGCGAGCTGGGCTGGCAGCCTCTGCAATCTGTGTAATTTTCTGTCTATATGTAGATATTTACATTTTAACGTCTTGGCGTAATTAGCATAACTATGCGATTGGTTGGCTTGGTTTGCAGGCACTGGTTTGTTCTGTAGTGTTGGTGGTCATAGTACTGTTTTTGATATTCTAGCCTTGCATAATCCAATTCCAAGTGTCCTGGCACACATGATGAAAGCATTATCGGAATGGAAATGAGTGTATAGACTTGGAGGCTACAACTTTTGCAtagaaaggaaaaagaaactaGAGAACAGAAATACTCTTACTGGGAATTCTCCATACGTCTATATTACAAGCTTAGAATGGATCAAACATATTCATATTTAGTTTTTGTTCTATCCAGTGGATGAAGAGAAACTATGTTTATAAATCTTGTAATTAcacataatttttataatggTAATATAGAGCTGTGGAATGTTAATGCCTGACCTTTTGTTGCTTAATTGTGTTGCTATACGTGATTTGAGTTGGTTCTGCTGAATAAATGTCATCTTTGAACTCATTTCTGAGCGTCATAGTACAGCACTCTACTATGCATGCCAAACTTCTGGCATCTGGGTTTCAAGCCATTACGGTTCATATAACAGTTATTTCAGTACCAACGACCAAGACCACATATTAATGATATTAGTGTATTACCAACCAAATTCATTTCGAAAATTTCCATGTTTGGGTTATGATAATGAGCACAACTAATGTTTTCATCTTTTCGAGGTGACTTCATTCTTTTTTAGATGTTCATACAGATGCCAATTTTAGACTAGGGATGGTCCGTTGAGTTGGTTTCACTATCTCTCCCTTTCTGTGTTCCCAGTATTTCGTTTGGATCAGGGTCCCCGTCGGGGCTTTCCGTTGTAATCTTTTGCTGTAGTTGCATTGAAAGAAAACAGCCATAAGAACCAGCATATTAAAAGAGATTTCAGACATTACAAGACTAAACATAAAAGGTCTATAGTGAAAGGCATTGAACTGCTCTGTTTGTTGATACCAACTAATTAGCCAAGTTGATACaagttgtgtttttttttgtttaaataaCAAGTTTTTTGTTTAGTTCCTCAAGGATTAATACCATCGTGGTTTCTTCTGCTGTACAGAGATGCTGGTCGAGTCCTTGTGGCTCTGGTTTCTACCTTGCAAGTAACCCCGAAGCCACCAAGCCGCAATCAACATATTAACTTTAAAAGTATCTTCAGAGATCTAACCGGAAATGAAGTTAATTAGTTAAACATATTCCCCTGCTAACTGTGATTTTAGAGGCAGATAAAGAATGAATATTGTGTTACAATTGTCACAATGTCTGAATATGACACAACAAAAATGACCCCAACATATCTTCTGAAACTTGTTAAGCAGATATAAGTTATCCGAGAAAACATATGCTCCTCAAATCTTACTCCTAACACATACAACAAGAGGACCAGCTGACCATCTGGATTTCATTTCATAAACTTGAATGGAGATAGAAGAAGGCGAGCAAGGCAACATCATGCTAGAACTCAGTTATCTGCTACCAAGTGTAGTCTACTCCCTGGCCACCAAGTGAACATACTTGTTCTCAACTCTAAATCTGGAGCTCGAATTGATCtgttaccaaaacaaaaaagtatcatcttcatcataaTTCACAAATACTATACAGGTGAAGTCAATATTCAATTGCATCCACTATTGCACACAAGTAATAAAATGAACAAAGGTTTGCCAACTAACCTTTTCCTCAAAGATTGTACTCagtttttcttcatcttctgttATGCCAGATTCCGCAATAGCATTCAGAACAAgttttttcagttttctaattttcagaACTCCATCTTTCTGCACCATTAAATGTAAAATGCCATTTTATTATACACTTGAAAACTTGCAATCATATAATACGGATGGGAAGTCAtcatataaaaacaaaacacctTTACATCCTGCACAATGAAATATTTTCTCATGCCATGTTCATATCCTAGTtgatgttttcttcttctgtatGTTCTTAAAATATTTGCACGAACAATAAGTGAGATTTATATTATTCAGCATACTTACCGTCTTTAAGGTTGATGTGATCAACTTCTTCCAATTTATTTTTGCCTTGGGCTCTTCCTTATCTTTCTTCAACttggtttcttttttatttgcttCTGCTCTCCCATTCTGAGTCACTTTCCCATTGCCTACTTCCCCTAATGTAGTATCCTTGGTCTTTTTTCTGGATTCTTCATTCTTGGACTCTTctagttttcttttttgcttTGACAGAAATTTCCCATTCTCTGCTTCCGAACATTTATCAATAGTATTAACTCCAGATGCTTCCTGCAAAGCAGGTGCTTCTGTTCCTTTTGGAGCTTCCTGAGGTTGTGGTTTTGTATCTGGAGCAGACTCTTCCAGCTGCATAGCCTTTTGCTTGGCAGCATGAATAGCTCGAGCTTTCCCCCTATGCTTCTTTCCCTCAGCATGGAGCATCAGTGTCTGCCTACTGGTCGCATTAGTGTTGCAAAGACTGCACACCCGAGATtatccaaaagaaaatgatcagATCCCAATCATGAAAAGAGAACCAACTCCCACACTACAGAACTAGCCAGATAATATGTCACATATATCATATCCACTTAGTTGGTATCCATTTCTACATCTCTTGGTCCACAACAAATAATGCATTTATTCAAAAGAACATATTTAGCAGTTCGCGCCCGGGCAGTCGCATCACAAATGCATCAAAAAGTTTAACAAAGATGGTTGTTCATTTTCACGACAATGATTGATTCTACCGTAATGAACCAAGCATACAGCACATTACCTACAGAACCACGGGGGGCGCTCAGATAACCCAACAGTTATGTCGAAATCGGCTTGCTGCTTGGAATCCTTATTGGGCTTGGCTCCCCCATTAGCAGCTTTCACTTGCCCCTTTGGACCATATTTTTCcttacaaaacaaaaacaaagaaatcaGCCACAAACCAACCAAAGCTCATTACCAATATCAAAGAACAATACACGGCTTTGGGTCACTATAATACATTAACAGTTGCCAATCGAAACTTAGACATAGGGAGACTAAAAGAGACTCACCGCTTCAGTAATACACTGTGTGTGACCCTGCACAGTTTCTCTCCCAAACATCTCACCACAATCGATGCATGACAGCTGCGAAAATCAAGACCCAAACAGAGTTACCAATCCAATATGAATGCGTTAGAAATTAGGATGATAAGTTGAGAGATGAGAGATATAGTGGATACCTGACGAGCAGAGCAGGTGTTGAAGTGGTGGGGCAACTTGGGTTTCTTGAGGTTGTCACCGCAGTCCTCGCATTGAAACCACACCATTTTCTGGGTTCTGTGTGTACAAACTTTACAGAGAcccagaaagagagagagagagagagagagagagagagagagagagagagagagagagagagagaggagctcAGCGACGACCAGGTAGCTGATCTGTCTGGGGTTTAAGGCATTTACAGGGAACTAGCCACtagggtttttgttttgattgggATTTTTGTAGGCCGCGGCGCCGCGCCATTTCTCTTTAAGTCTTTATACCGCCCCATCTTACAGGCCCAAGATAGCTCTAAAACACGaaaattttacaattttacCATAAATATTTTTCACAAAGTAAAATGCGGAGTAGTTTTTCACAGGGTCACTAACCGACAAAAAAATCCATACTCAACTGCGTTTAAATTTACATTAAagattgaaaataaataattctATTTAAAAATAGTTCTCTACTGATCTAAAGATAGTTAAACATAAATCTCTTAGTCGGTTAGTGACTGTGTACACATTTATGTTAAAGTGTCACATCAGATTGTATATTTTGTTTACTGTAAGCTCATGTACATGTTGAACGATTTATCAATAATATAGTACTCtattatttatcttttgaATTATTCCACTTTCAAACAACACACACTTGATAATCCCCATACTGAATCATTAGCCCAGATCATGAATCAGGTCTTTCTTATTTGCATATCTCCCATGCCACACTTCTAGAGTTCTAGTTCTTCAAAAATcaataccaaaaaaaattagggGGTCTGAAAAGAAAACCATTCAAAAATAAGGGACTTGCCAAgaaaatactcaaaatgcGGGAAGGCTCCCCCTATAAAAACCCACCCCAAAATCACAGTGTCCCTTAAATCCTAGGGCTCCGTCGTCAAAAatgggaagaagaaagaagattaCCTCCATTTCCACCTCACCTGAATCGAAGAGCTGCCTGGATTctacttccaattccaattccgGTTCCAATGCCGTTCCAATTCCCGGTTCTGATTCTGGCGAAGCAAAATCGAAGAGCTGCTCCATAGAGCAACTGGAGTCACATATCCATGAGCTTCAGATCTCACAATCTCACCTCCACAGCCTCATCGCTCTCGAGAATCTCCCGGTGTTCCACGGCCGCGCCGGCAAGGAGAACCCCGTCGACTGGCTCACCGCCACCGAGCGCCGCTTCGAGTACCTCGGAATCCCCGCCGCCGACCGAGTCAAGATCGCCGCCACTCGCCTCCTCAGCGACGCGAGCACCTGGATGTGCTGGTACGAGTCGCGGTTCCCGGAGCGCTCGCCGTGGTCGAATTTCCGCCACGAGTTTCTGAGGTTCTTCCGGCCGGAGTCGCTCATCGCGGCGGTGTGCAATCTGGAGCAGAAGAGGTCCGTCAAGGAGTACGAGGTCGACTTTCTCAGGGTGGCCGCCGGAGCTGGAGAGCCGTCGCCGGAGGAGTGGAGCGATGAGGAGTTGATGAGGCACTTTGTTGGTGGATTGAAGGAGGAGATACGGCGGAAGGTGGAGTGGTTTCGGCCCAAAACCCTAGCTGACGCCATGGATTTTGCTCGCAATGTAGAAGCTGAAAGCGCATAATGGTATTACTCTTGTCTCGTAAAGACTAATAGATTTGGGTGATGAATTAGAACTGTCTGATTTCACTAATTGCTATATCAAACTAGTATATGCTTATAGTAGTAGTATATATCTTATCAGTTTAGTACTTGTTAGCTTGTTAATATTCTCGGAATTGAACTTGGATTGTTGGAGCTAATTTGAGGAAGAGGCATAGAGCTAGTAATATGGTATACTACATTGTCATGAACAGCGCTATGAATATAATATGAGGGAATGTTGGATTACAATATCGGTCAAATTGTGTGATTTGTTTAATTGTTTCCTTTTATCTTCTTTTTGTTCATACTTTGATTATATCTAGACTCTGATTCATGAGCATATCTGTAGCATTCAGTTTTCTCATTCCATGAGGCAACATAAAAATTGAGAAGGGAAGTCCTTAACTGTGTGTTGTGATGTGCTCTATGTAAGTTCATTTTGCCATATTAACTAACTTGGATAAGGTTTAAGCCATGTTGACTTTAGCTGGAACTCTAGAGAGTTCAGTTTGGAACTGCGGAGAGTTCTGTTTGATCTTAGTGAACAAAGAAGGAATATGGTCAGGCATGTATGCTCGCATGGAGAATAAAAGTAGGGTCGAGTTTAAGCATAGAGTCAAATGCAGCTTTTCTTCTACATTCGTAGCATATAGTGTAGTATATGATGGTTActtttctttgaaattcatacTTCATGTACTTCATGAGGTGGAACAACCACCTGCTCAAGTTAGTAAGGTGAGCTCTTGTGGCTGGGGAAGGTAGCTTAGATGGAATTCTTCATTTTAGGCTGTTGAAGTATATGCATATCAATGAGAACTTAGATTATCTGATTATAAGAACATTATGGATTTATAGACCAGGAAATCTAAGAGATGCCTCACATTCGCAAGGCAGCCGAAGTTAGTTGCATCATAGGATTAAGTAGTATTTGTAGCTGTAGCAACAGAAGTAATGAAGTAGGAAACCTTAAGATGTAAGGTTTTTTGTTTGGCAATGTTAACAAGGTAGGTTATACAGAAAACTTAGGCTTCACTTTAGCTGGAAGTCCAGAGAGTCAATATGGTGTTAATGAAAAAGGACCAGACACTAACCTAGGTGATGTTCTGAAACCAAAAGTTAGGGTGTTCATCCTACCTGACCTACTGAAAGTTCCTTTACCGGCCGTACTATAGATACTGCCCTTCTCCCATTCATGGTGACGGATTAACAGTGCCTAGTAGCCTAATAGTACCATAAGACAAGTGAAACATGAGCTGCGGCAGATGCATCTGATATCCAGAGAAATTGAGTCCCATGATTGATCAACATGGAGCCTTGAACACATTTGATCAAATTCTTCAAGCAATAACCATTGCTGAGCACTTGGTTGAATCTTAAGTATCAGCCTTGTCCAAAGAGATCTCATCTaaattct
This genomic interval from Argentina anserina chromosome 1, drPotAnse1.1, whole genome shotgun sequence contains the following:
- the LOC126792444 gene encoding uncharacterized protein LOC126792444 isoform X2, translating into MDQSSSEDLRTDVELVRSSSEKQLLRPSARYYSVFKGQATDVDPEKGRYTLIKDAEDFPSGIYEKQLPCFGCGIGWFSFLLGFAFPLMWYYATVLYFGNYYRKDPRERAGLAASAICALVCSVVLVVIVLFLIF
- the LOC126792444 gene encoding uncharacterized protein LOC126792444 isoform X1, which encodes MDQKGSSEDLRTDVELVRSSSEKQLLRPSARYYSVFKGQATDVDPEKGRYTLIKDAEDFPSGIYEKQLPCFGCGIGWFSFLLGFAFPLMWYYATVLYFGNYYRKDPRERAGLAASAICALVCSVVLVVIVLFLIF
- the LOC126792444 gene encoding uncharacterized protein LOC126792444 isoform X3 gives rise to the protein MDQKGSSEDLRTDVELVRSSSEKQLLRPSARYYSVFKATDVDPEKGRYTLIKDAEDFPSGIYEKQLPCFGCGIGWFSFLLGFAFPLMWYYATVLYFGNYYRKDPRERAGLAASAICALVCSVVLVVIVLFLIF
- the LOC126792490 gene encoding UBP1-associated proteins 1C isoform X1 produces the protein MVWFQCEDCGDNLKKPKLPHHFNTCSARQLSCIDCGEMFGRETVQGHTQCITEAEKYGPKGQVKAANGGAKPNKDSKQQADFDITVGLSERPPWFCSLCNTNATSRQTLMLHAEGKKHRGKARAIHAAKQKAMQLEESAPDTKPQPQEAPKGTEAPALQEASGVNTIDKCSEAENGKFLSKQKRKLEESKNEESRKKTKDTTLGEVGNGKVTQNGRAEANKKETKLKKDKEEPKAKINWKKLITSTLKTKDGVLKIRKLKKLVLNAIAESGITEDEEKLSTIFEEKINSSSRFRVENKYVHLVARE
- the LOC126792490 gene encoding UBP1-associated proteins 1C isoform X2, producing MVWFQCEDCGDNLKKPKLPHHFNTCSARQLSCIDCGEMFGRETVQGHTQCITEAEKYGPKGQVKAANGGAKPNKDSKQQADFDITVGLSERPPWFCSLCNTNATSRQTLMLHAEGKKHRGKARAIHAAKQKAMQLEESAPDTKPQPQEAPKGTEAPALQEASGVNTIDKCSEAENGKFLSKQKRKLEESKNEESRKKTKDTTLGEVGNGKVTQNGRAEANKKETKLKKDKEEPKAKINWKKLITSTLKTINSSSRFRVENKYVHLVARE